ATACAACGCCATTGTCGAGCAAGAATCTGATGCCGCCAGTGAGGAATGGTTTTAATTTATAGAGGTAATGATAAGCAAATTGATCGATAACAAAGACAATGGTGGCATGTGGTTTTTCTATGCATAATGCCGGGGCGCTGACAGTTAATAGCAGAAGAAGGGTGATGCGATTAAAAAAAAAGTGATTTGTGTGTGTCATTTGTAACTCCATGATTTAAGATGTTTTTTATTATGACAAACGTAATAAATATACGGGAAGTAAAGCAATGGTTTGGGACAGGGATCAAATACCTTTGATTTTTACAAACAAAACTAGCTTATTTTTTTCAGTGACCCTACGCTAACTAATAAAATAAATAACCCTCAAGATATATTGATGTGCAATGGAAAAAAACAAAGGCATTGTCCTCAAAACCTATTTGCCCCAAAAGTGCAAGATCGTTGTGCTTGATAATGAAATAGGCAAAATTGTCGTGGTGCCTAATCGCCAAGACATTAGCTACGGCGCATGCATTATGTATTCAATTCGAGAGCAGCATAATTGCTCTTTTATCTATGATATTGAGTTGATCGATAGCCCTTTGTGTTTGGGCAAAGATGATATTTTATTTGTTCATCATATTCTTGAATTATGTTACTATTTTATTCCAGCGCAAAGCAGTGTTTCGCCATTATTCAACTTACTCATATTGCTGTATGAATCACGACATGTGTTTGAAGATAGTGTTGTTAAAAAACTTTTTTTATTTAAATTTTTTACAACATTAGGCTTTTACCCAGAAGGTCAAAGATTTCAAACACCGTATTTTCATATTTTAGCATCAACATCTATTGACAATCTCATTGGTCTGACCATAGATTTAAAGGTCGAACAAGAATTGGATTTTTGGCTATTGCACTGTATATCGCTTCATCCATGTATTAATAATTTTAAAACCGTCAGTTTTTTACACAATAATAGGGCAGTATGAAATTTTTTATAAAACTAATCCTCAGTAGCGTATGGTTGATAGGTTCATTGAATGGGGCAAGCATTATTGATGCAGCCAGTCAAAAAATACCAAATGCCAGTGCGATATTCAAAAGTGTTGCAGAAGAAAAGCTGAGCAACTCACCAAGTTGACGCAGGAACAAGCGGCGCTTGAAGCACAAAAAGATGTAGCATTTAAAAATATAGCAGTAGCGCTTGAAGAAAATAAAAATAAACGTACTGCTGTAGAACAAGCCTTAGAGAAAGACACTCAAGATGAGTTTTTGCTCAAAAAATTATCATTGTTAACCGAGACAAATGACACCTTGCGCGACCTTGAGCGCGTATGGAATGGTCTTTTGAAAATAGTAGCTGATCACAAAATTTTATTTTTTTGAAGATCTTGAAGATATTCATCAAAAAATGACCAATCAACAAAAGTTTGTTGAGCAGCTGAAAAAGCGCAAAGAGAGCGCGCTTAAAGAACAAAAGAATTTTGCACAAATAGCTGAAAAAGCAGCTGAAGAGTATAAAGATAAAAAAGCTCAACAGGATGAATTTGGTAAAACATCTGCAGATGCAACAGCAGCGGCTGTTCCTTTTGGTTTTACGGTACCGCAACGGATAGAGCTTATTACCTTAAAAAGTGCTTTATTAAAGTACAGAAAAGATTTGGCCGATTTACAGCTTAAAGACAAGCAACAAGAAGTTTCGCTTACGGATGACGAAGTGTTTGTTGAGTCAGTACATTTGGAAGTGTTACAAGAACAGCAGTGTGGCATAAAATCATCCATTGTGGTGACGTGTGAGCAAATAGACGCGGCATCACAGGAACTAGAAAAAAAGAAGCAAGCATTCTCATCGCTTAAAGCAAAATATAATGATGAGATTACTAAAATTCGCAAGATACGCGAAGAAGAAAGCGAGAGGCTTAAGACTCTGAGCGAGCGTTACAGTATTCCGCTTGGCAATGAACTGAATACCTTCAGCTTAGAACCTAAAAAGACGGTTGATCTTTATCGAGGATTTACCGAAGTTGCGGCACTCAATACTCATGTTCAGCTTCTCAACGAGCGTGAAACCTATTTTGTTGCACTGATTGCCTTGGAACAAGAGAAGATTAACTATGTTGAAGACATGGCAATGGTCAAGGAGACTTACCATAAAATAGCGTTGCGTAAGTTTGCATCGGAAGATGTTATCGACCAAGAAATTAAAAAATATCTTGAGCGACGAACGGCAAACGAAGCTTTGCTCAAAAGTTATAAGGCAAAGAAAGAAGAGCTTGAAGGTGCGCTCGCCAAAATTCAAAATGAAGTGCTTGAGAACCTTAAAAAAAGAAAAGCTGATATTCAACAGCAAAAGGATGATTTATTCAAAGGGCGCATGAGCCATTATGCAGCTTGTTTGAGTTATCTAGATAAAGCCGAAGAAGACCTCACCTTGCAGATGGATGTGATAGGAAGTATCGGCAAGACCTATGGTGAGATTGTTAATGTTCTGGATAAAATCATTGGTCACAGTAAGTTTATTTTCTCTGAATTAGAATCGATTACTATTTGGTATCGCCCAGAATATGCAATCACCTGGAAGGGGATTGCCAACATAGGTGCCGATATTAAAATGTTCTTGATTGATGTTAAGAATTATTTTGTGCATTTCGATGTTAAATATTTTGTTGTGCAGTTCAAAGACTTATTTAAAAAGCCCTTAGCATTACTTTTGTCATTATGTTTGATAGCAGCAATATTCAGTGGTTTATTACTGGTGCGTCGTTATGGTATTTTTATAGTGGTATTGTTGCATCATTTGAGTGAGCGTTGTCATTGGTTTGTGCGTTGTGTACTCCAGGTGGTTGCTCTTGGGCTTGGATTTGTTTCGCAACATGCTATCGGTATGGCTGTTTGGATAGTTGGTTTTATATTTATTGGTCATCATACGGTCTCCGACCCTTACCTTGGTATCTTGTTTTATCTTCTTTCTATTGCTTATCTCTTGTATCTTTCTTTCAGATTCTTTAGTTATCTGCCGGTCTTTAATGAGCGTTATGGCTATTGCTTAATGAACCGTGATTCTGCATGGCGCTTTACGATGGTGCTTGCGTTCTTGGTTAACGTAACCATTGTCTTGATGTGTTTTAGACAAGCTTTTATGTTGGCACAATTTTCAAAGTCTGAGTTGCCAACTATATTACTTGCTATCAATGTTATTTTATTCCAAATCTCATTGCTCTGTCTGATAACCAAAGAGCAAGTACTGAGCTTGATACCAACATATACAGATATGGGCGAACGTATTTATAAGTTGATAGATAGGCATTATTATATTCTTGCGCTGGCAATCGCAGGAATCATTATCATGAGTAATCCCTATATAGGGTATGGTCGCTTGGTAATGTACATCACCTTGGGTTTATTATATTCATTGGTATTGATCAAGGTTTTACATTGGAGTCATTCAATGATAAAACAGGTAGCTTCGTCTACTTTTTTTATCACACAAGATGACGTGGTGCGTGAGCGTTTTGCTTATGCAAAAACATGGTTTGGCGTTGTCATTATTTGCTCGTTTTTATTCTTTATGTTGATTGGCATTTTAGTGGGTGCCAAAATTTGGGGCTTGCCTATCACGGTGAGTGATGTTATGCGCTGGTTTAATCAACCATTGCTTGGTATTGGCAAGGGTGGTTCTAATCCGCTCACCTTAATCACGCTGGCGACTATTATGTTGTTTATTGTTGCGGGTTTTGTTTTATCATTTGTTTTTAATCGATTTGTTCTTGAAAAGATCTTTGATTTGATGCTTGTCGATTCAGGTGTGCAGAGTGCTATTACGAATCTAACACGCTATCTTTTTGTTGCCGTTGCGATTTTGCTTGGGCTGCAAAGCACAGGATACGGCGGGCTTATTACGTACATGTATGTGCTCATTTTGGGTATAGGGTATTTGATTCAAAATCCATTAAACGATTTAGTTGCGTACTTCATCATCTTGATGCAGCGGCCGATTAAAATTGGTGATTACATTCAGATTGACGAAAATGTGATGGGCGTAGTACGAAAAATTACGCCAAAATCAGTGACCCTACGTAAAAAAAATAGCACGACTATTGTGGTGCCTAATGCGCAGATTATCAATAAAGCAATTGTTAACTGGAACTATTCTCGTAACTTTACGGCTTTTAACGATATCATGCTCATTGTCAGCTACAATGAAGATCCTTCAAAAGTTAAGGATCTGTTGTTAGCGGCCATTGATGCGCATCCTAATATCTTGAAAAATCCAAAGCCGGTGATTCGTCTTGAAAACTTCCGCGACAACGGTTTTGAATTTTTAGTGCGTGGCTATTTGAGTTCAGATTATACGATGCAGCAATGGGAAATTGCCAGTGATGTGCGTTTGAGTATCGTGAAAATATTGCGAGAAAATAATATTGAGATTGCGGTTCCAATGCCGGTAATCGTGACGCCTATTCGTAATGGATCAAAAGAAAAAGAACTATTGGGATAAGTAGAAAATAAGGCAAAAAATCAGGGCAACATACAACATGTTGCCCTGATTTAGTTTAAAGCTATTTCTTTGGTGTATTATTATTATTATTATTATTATCTTGTTTATTCATCAGTTCCATGACTCTTGTGTGCACTTCTAATTTAATTAAGCCGACAACAATCATATAAATTGCGCCAATGATAACAAGAACGTGGAGGTATTTTTCAAGTACACCCAAGGTGTTCAAGAGTAATACGATACCTGTTGCTACTAATAGAATACCTTTGTTTCTGTCAGATAAGCCGTTAAATAAATTGAACATTACAATCTCCTTTATTATTATGCTTTTTTATAAGCATGGATGGGTTATAGATTATTATCCATTCCAGATTAAAGAGGTAGTGCAACTTTTGTCTAGAGTTTGTAAATGGTGTTCTATGCAACACTCAGAAATTGTGCCGAAAGATGCGTGTTAATGAGTGGGTTTTGCAGTTCTGAAATAGTAGAACAACAAGCTGCAGCTGGATCTCCCGAGGCATTGAGCATTCCTGCCCAATATTCATTGCCGGGATATGAGTTGCCATCCCACGCATAGTTAGCAATGAGTAACTTGTCCTTATTTTTGCCAATTAAAGGGTCGGCTGGATTTCTCTTGGAAAAATGCAGCGTAATGTTTTTATATTTTTGACCATCTTTAGCGCCTCCGCAAGTCTGTGTCGTGGCGGGAAACCAACTAAAATCAATGTCTGCAATAGAAGATAAGTCGTTTTGATCTATGATCTCAGCATATACTTCAAGCATCAGTTGTGCTTGTATCTCTTGGTTGACTGCCCATACACCAATGCCGAGCCCAACGTTATGCACATATGTTTTTTTGTTTTGTTCTGTTCCGCGTTTGTGTGCATCACGTAAAAATGGTTCGATGACTAAGCGCATGCGCTTTTTATATACTTCGTTGTTGAGGTAACGGTTAGAACCAATGTTACTGTATCGTCCGGTTGCATCATTGCGTGCTTGGTTAAAGGTGGGAAAATCTACACCATAGAAATCTGCCCATAGAGAAAGTAATGGATTGTTGTTGTTGCCTGATCCATAACCTTTTGCCGTGGTATTTTGCTCTTGTGTTATAAGCATGTGCTGATATTCCATTAAGCCGGGTTTTTCAAATCGTGCTCCAACGAGTCCAACATAGACACCTTCTTCTTGATAAGTTCCAGCTTTGTCTCGTACCGATTTGTTGTTGCGATCTCCATTATTGATAAAGTAGGTTGGCACAGAAACGCCGATTAGAGAAGCGATTTGCATTTCGTCATATGAAATATAATTTTTGAGAATTAATGGTGATTTTTCTCTGGCTGTGCCAATAGTTTCAAATGCGCCAGAGCCTTGTGTTTTGCCATCTCTGAGGAGATAACTATCGCTTGACGTCATAAACATTAATGGTCGTTGGGTCAAAAGTCGATCGATAAATTCTAGTTGCGTCATATCTTTATACAGCGCTTGTTCGGCAGGACTTCCCTGGGTTTTTTTGTGGAGCATGAACTCATTGATAAGCT
The sequence above is drawn from the Candidatus Dependentiae bacterium genome and encodes:
- a CDS encoding mechanosensitive ion channel — translated: MTNQQKFVEQLKKRKESALKEQKNFAQIAEKAAEEYKDKKAQQDEFGKTSADATAAAVPFGFTVPQRIELITLKSALLKYRKDLADLQLKDKQQEVSLTDDEVFVESVHLEVLQEQQCGIKSSIVVTCEQIDAASQELEKKKQAFSSLKAKYNDEITKIRKIREEESERLKTLSERYSIPLGNELNTFSLEPKKTVDLYRGFTEVAALNTHVQLLNERETYFVALIALEQEKINYVEDMAMVKETYHKIALRKFASEDVIDQEIKKYLERRTANEALLKSYKAKKEELEGALAKIQNEVLENLKKRKADIQQQKDDLFKGRMSHYAACLSYLDKAEEDLTLQMDVIGSIGKTYGEIVNVLDKIIGHSKFIFSELESITIWYRPEYAITWKGIANIGADIKMFLIDVKNYFVHFDVKYFVVQFKDLFKKPLALLLSLCLIAAIFSGLLLVRRYGIFIVVLLHHLSERCHWFVRCVLQVVALGLGFVSQHAIGMAVWIVGFIFIGHHTVSDPYLGILFYLLSIAYLLYLSFRFFSYLPVFNERYGYCLMNRDSAWRFTMVLAFLVNVTIVLMCFRQAFMLAQFSKSELPTILLAINVILFQISLLCLITKEQVLSLIPTYTDMGERIYKLIDRHYYILALAIAGIIIMSNPYIGYGRLVMYITLGLLYSLVLIKVLHWSHSMIKQVASSTFFITQDDVVRERFAYAKTWFGVVIICSFLFFMLIGILVGAKIWGLPITVSDVMRWFNQPLLGIGKGGSNPLTLITLATIMLFIVAGFVLSFVFNRFVLEKIFDLMLVDSGVQSAITNLTRYLFVAVAILLGLQSTGYGGLITYMYVLILGIGYLIQNPLNDLVAYFIILMQRPIKIGDYIQIDENVMGVVRKITPKSVTLRKKNSTTIVVPNAQIINKAIVNWNYSRNFTAFNDIMLIVSYNEDPSKVKDLLLAAIDAHPNILKNPKPVIRLENFRDNGFEFLVRGYLSSDYTMQQWEIASDVRLSIVKILRENNIEIAVPMPVIVTPIRNGSKEKELLG
- a CDS encoding DUF4804 domain-containing protein, whose amino-acid sequence is MKSSKALSIFLMLSLTATALTIKKEETHQQTFNDLVQRSQTFAQNGNFLGGKFPTNNNRIAVIAGNDQTKQAKIAEYARNTYPIMHGSVLQLINEFMLHKKTQGSPAEQALYKDMTQLEFIDRLLTQRPLMFMTSSDSYLLRDGKTQGSGAFETIGTAREKSPLILKNYISYDEMQIASLIGVSVPTYFINNGDRNNKSVRDKAGTYQEEGVYVGLVGARFEKPGLMEYQHMLITQEQNTTAKGYGSGNNNNPLLSLWADFYGVDFPTFNQARNDATGRYSNIGSNRYLNNEVYKKRMRLVIEPFLRDAHKRGTEQNKKTYVHNVGLGIGVWAVNQEIQAQLMLEVYAEIIDQNDLSSIADIDFSWFPATTQTCGGAKDGQKYKNITLHFSKRNPADPLIGKNKDKLLIANYAWDGNSYPGNEYWAGMLNASGDPAAACCSTISELQNPLINTHLSAQFLSVA